In Corvus moneduloides isolate bCorMon1 chromosome 3, bCorMon1.pri, whole genome shotgun sequence, one DNA window encodes the following:
- the RNF8 gene encoding E3 ubiquitin-protein ligase RNF8 isoform X2, whose product MAVRGVPRLAWCLRRVGASCDWLLLEAGTQVTIGRGLDITYQLVSKTCPLMISRKHCVFQQNAEGQWTVKDNKSLNGVWLNKQRLDPSKVYPIAEGDRIQLGVPLENRETAEYEYEVIQDEWEKIRPFLAQRSDLGKAKSSRTKRKFSLEELETSASEGPSNSRCKRDRMSCDNEPLDKSWGQVEEAKRLTEKMDVKLPSPGPSEGDSGPVPGSPVHSKKAVTVPQNDQKGSSLAESWTGLKMLRKSLVDTMKLKVKVQEKQTAVLNVKQKHRKCDQKEILVMEQELQELQNQLCMEQEHQQQQVEELERTFCKEQQKLEGEKWQQGEENLKEQLTQVLQEHRALMEELNRNKKDFEEIIRAKNKELEETKEEKEKVRAQKEEVLNQMNDVLENELQCTICSEHFIEAVTLNCAHSFCSYCINEWTKRKGECPICRQEIKSKTRSLVLDNCIDRMVENLDVEMKEHRLTLIRERKEKQNVMAKPATDNDNGVPSSTYSILSRSSCESEDSEEDSSYSESYYVI is encoded by the exons ATGGCGGTGCGCGGGGTGCCGCGCCTGGCCTGGTGCCTCCGCCGCGTCGGGGCCAGCTGcgactggctgctgctggaggccgGCACGCAG GTAACCATAGGCCGAGGATTAGATATCACGTACCAGCTGGTGTCAAAAACCTGTCCCTTGATGATCTCTCGTAAACACTGTGTCTTCCAGCAGAATGCAGAAGGGCAGTGGACTGTCAAGGATAACAAG AGTCTAAATGGAGTCTGGCTTAACAAACAGCGCCTGGATCCATCAAAAGTCTATCCTATTGCTGAAGGAGACCGTATCCAGTTGGGAGTGCCTTTGGAAAACAGAGAGACTGCTGAATATGAGTATGAAGTAATTCAAGACGAATGGGAGAAAATTAGACCCTTTTTAGCCCAAAGAAGTGACCTGGGGAAAGCTAAGAGTTCAAGAACTAAACGTAAATTTAGTTTGGAGGAATTGGAGACATCTGCATCAGAAGGCCCTTCAAACTCCAGATGCAAAAGAGACAGAATGTCCTGTGACAATGAACCTTTGGATAAATCATGGGGACAGGTGGAAGAGGCCAAACGGCTAACAGAGAAGATGGATGTCAAGCTGCCCTCTCCTGGACCCAGTGAGGGCGATAGTGGTCCAGTGCCTGGTAGCCCTGTTCACTCCAAGAAAGCTGTGACTGTCCCCCAGAATGACCAGAAAGGCTCCAGTCTTGCAGAGTCATGGACTGGCTTGAAAATGCTGAGGAAATCTCTAGTAGATACAATGAAATTAAAGGTCAAAGTGCAGGAGAAGCAGACTGCAGTTCTAAATGTGAAGCAGAAGCACAGGAAATGTGATCAGAAGGAGATCCTGGTAATggaacaggagctgcaggagttgCAGAACCAACTCTGCATGGAACAAgagcatcagcagcagcaggtggaagagctggagaggacaTTCTgtaaagagcagcagaagctaGAG GGAGAAAAGTGGCAACAAGGGGAAGAGAATCTGAAGGAGCAGCTGACCCAGGTCCTGCAAGAG CATCGTGCTTTGATGGAAGAACTGAATCGtaataaaaaagattttgagGAGATAATTCGAGCCAAGAATAAAGAACTTGAAGAAACCAAG gaggagaaggaaaaggtgaGAGCCCAAAAAGAAGAGGTGTTGAATCAGATGAATGATGTGTTGGAGAATGAGTTGCAGTGCACAATCTGTTCTGAGCACTTTATCGAG GCGGTCACTCTGAACTGTGCTCACAGCTTCTGCTCCTACTGTATCAATGAGTGGACGAAACGTAAAGGGGAGTGCCCTATCTGCAGGCAGGAGATCAAATCAAAGACGCGCTCTCTGGTGCTGGATAACTGCATTGACAGGATGGTAGAAAACCTGGATGTGGAAATGAAAGAGCATCGCCTGACCCTTATCAGAGAGCGGAAAG agaaacagaatgTGATGGCGAAACCAGCCACAGACAATGACAACGGTGTCCCTTCTTCCACCTACTCCATCTTGTCAAGGAGCAGTTGTGAGAGTGAGGACTCTGAGGAGGATTCTTCCTATAGTGAAAGCTACTATGTTATCTGA
- the RNF8 gene encoding E3 ubiquitin-protein ligase RNF8 isoform X1, which yields MSPSWTQQASNMLSHRILEPKLGHYGQVDHKVTIGRGLDITYQLVSKTCPLMISRKHCVFQQNAEGQWTVKDNKSLNGVWLNKQRLDPSKVYPIAEGDRIQLGVPLENRETAEYEYEVIQDEWEKIRPFLAQRSDLGKAKSSRTKRKFSLEELETSASEGPSNSRCKRDRMSCDNEPLDKSWGQVEEAKRLTEKMDVKLPSPGPSEGDSGPVPGSPVHSKKAVTVPQNDQKGSSLAESWTGLKMLRKSLVDTMKLKVKVQEKQTAVLNVKQKHRKCDQKEILVMEQELQELQNQLCMEQEHQQQQVEELERTFCKEQQKLEGEKWQQGEENLKEQLTQVLQEHRALMEELNRNKKDFEEIIRAKNKELEETKEEKEKVRAQKEEVLNQMNDVLENELQCTICSEHFIEAVTLNCAHSFCSYCINEWTKRKGECPICRQEIKSKTRSLVLDNCIDRMVENLDVEMKEHRLTLIRERKEKQNVMAKPATDNDNGVPSSTYSILSRSSCESEDSEEDSSYSESYYVI from the exons GTAACCATAGGCCGAGGATTAGATATCACGTACCAGCTGGTGTCAAAAACCTGTCCCTTGATGATCTCTCGTAAACACTGTGTCTTCCAGCAGAATGCAGAAGGGCAGTGGACTGTCAAGGATAACAAG AGTCTAAATGGAGTCTGGCTTAACAAACAGCGCCTGGATCCATCAAAAGTCTATCCTATTGCTGAAGGAGACCGTATCCAGTTGGGAGTGCCTTTGGAAAACAGAGAGACTGCTGAATATGAGTATGAAGTAATTCAAGACGAATGGGAGAAAATTAGACCCTTTTTAGCCCAAAGAAGTGACCTGGGGAAAGCTAAGAGTTCAAGAACTAAACGTAAATTTAGTTTGGAGGAATTGGAGACATCTGCATCAGAAGGCCCTTCAAACTCCAGATGCAAAAGAGACAGAATGTCCTGTGACAATGAACCTTTGGATAAATCATGGGGACAGGTGGAAGAGGCCAAACGGCTAACAGAGAAGATGGATGTCAAGCTGCCCTCTCCTGGACCCAGTGAGGGCGATAGTGGTCCAGTGCCTGGTAGCCCTGTTCACTCCAAGAAAGCTGTGACTGTCCCCCAGAATGACCAGAAAGGCTCCAGTCTTGCAGAGTCATGGACTGGCTTGAAAATGCTGAGGAAATCTCTAGTAGATACAATGAAATTAAAGGTCAAAGTGCAGGAGAAGCAGACTGCAGTTCTAAATGTGAAGCAGAAGCACAGGAAATGTGATCAGAAGGAGATCCTGGTAATggaacaggagctgcaggagttgCAGAACCAACTCTGCATGGAACAAgagcatcagcagcagcaggtggaagagctggagaggacaTTCTgtaaagagcagcagaagctaGAG GGAGAAAAGTGGCAACAAGGGGAAGAGAATCTGAAGGAGCAGCTGACCCAGGTCCTGCAAGAG CATCGTGCTTTGATGGAAGAACTGAATCGtaataaaaaagattttgagGAGATAATTCGAGCCAAGAATAAAGAACTTGAAGAAACCAAG gaggagaaggaaaaggtgaGAGCCCAAAAAGAAGAGGTGTTGAATCAGATGAATGATGTGTTGGAGAATGAGTTGCAGTGCACAATCTGTTCTGAGCACTTTATCGAG GCGGTCACTCTGAACTGTGCTCACAGCTTCTGCTCCTACTGTATCAATGAGTGGACGAAACGTAAAGGGGAGTGCCCTATCTGCAGGCAGGAGATCAAATCAAAGACGCGCTCTCTGGTGCTGGATAACTGCATTGACAGGATGGTAGAAAACCTGGATGTGGAAATGAAAGAGCATCGCCTGACCCTTATCAGAGAGCGGAAAG agaaacagaatgTGATGGCGAAACCAGCCACAGACAATGACAACGGTGTCCCTTCTTCCACCTACTCCATCTTGTCAAGGAGCAGTTGTGAGAGTGAGGACTCTGAGGAGGATTCTTCCTATAGTGAAAGCTACTATGTTATCTGA
- the RNF8 gene encoding E3 ubiquitin-protein ligase RNF8 isoform X3, whose product MSPSWTQQASNMLSHRILEPKLGHYGQVDHKVTIGRGLDITYQLVSKTCPLMISRKHCVFQQNAEGQWTVKDNKSLNGVWLNKQRLDPSKVYPIAEGDRIQLGVPLENRETAEYEYEVIQDEWEKIRPFLAQRSDLGKAKSSRTKRKFSLEELETSASEGPSNSRCKRDRMSCDNEPLDKSWGQVEEAKRLTEKMDVKLPSPGPSEGDSGPVPGSPVHSKKAVTVPQNDQKGSSLAESWTGLKMLRKSLVDTMKLKVKVQEKQTAVLNVKQKHRKCDQKEILVMEQELQELQNQLCMEQEHQQQQVEELERTFCKEQQKLEGEKWQQGEENLKEQLTQVLQEHRALMEELNRNKKDFEEIIRAKNKELEETKEEKEKVRAQKEEVLNQMNDVLENELQCTICSEHFIEAVTLNCAHSFCSYCINEWTKRKGECPICRQEIKSKTRSLVLDNCIDRMVENLDVEMKEHRLTLIRERKGERETECDGETSHRQ is encoded by the exons GTAACCATAGGCCGAGGATTAGATATCACGTACCAGCTGGTGTCAAAAACCTGTCCCTTGATGATCTCTCGTAAACACTGTGTCTTCCAGCAGAATGCAGAAGGGCAGTGGACTGTCAAGGATAACAAG AGTCTAAATGGAGTCTGGCTTAACAAACAGCGCCTGGATCCATCAAAAGTCTATCCTATTGCTGAAGGAGACCGTATCCAGTTGGGAGTGCCTTTGGAAAACAGAGAGACTGCTGAATATGAGTATGAAGTAATTCAAGACGAATGGGAGAAAATTAGACCCTTTTTAGCCCAAAGAAGTGACCTGGGGAAAGCTAAGAGTTCAAGAACTAAACGTAAATTTAGTTTGGAGGAATTGGAGACATCTGCATCAGAAGGCCCTTCAAACTCCAGATGCAAAAGAGACAGAATGTCCTGTGACAATGAACCTTTGGATAAATCATGGGGACAGGTGGAAGAGGCCAAACGGCTAACAGAGAAGATGGATGTCAAGCTGCCCTCTCCTGGACCCAGTGAGGGCGATAGTGGTCCAGTGCCTGGTAGCCCTGTTCACTCCAAGAAAGCTGTGACTGTCCCCCAGAATGACCAGAAAGGCTCCAGTCTTGCAGAGTCATGGACTGGCTTGAAAATGCTGAGGAAATCTCTAGTAGATACAATGAAATTAAAGGTCAAAGTGCAGGAGAAGCAGACTGCAGTTCTAAATGTGAAGCAGAAGCACAGGAAATGTGATCAGAAGGAGATCCTGGTAATggaacaggagctgcaggagttgCAGAACCAACTCTGCATGGAACAAgagcatcagcagcagcaggtggaagagctggagaggacaTTCTgtaaagagcagcagaagctaGAG GGAGAAAAGTGGCAACAAGGGGAAGAGAATCTGAAGGAGCAGCTGACCCAGGTCCTGCAAGAG CATCGTGCTTTGATGGAAGAACTGAATCGtaataaaaaagattttgagGAGATAATTCGAGCCAAGAATAAAGAACTTGAAGAAACCAAG gaggagaaggaaaaggtgaGAGCCCAAAAAGAAGAGGTGTTGAATCAGATGAATGATGTGTTGGAGAATGAGTTGCAGTGCACAATCTGTTCTGAGCACTTTATCGAG GCGGTCACTCTGAACTGTGCTCACAGCTTCTGCTCCTACTGTATCAATGAGTGGACGAAACGTAAAGGGGAGTGCCCTATCTGCAGGCAGGAGATCAAATCAAAGACGCGCTCTCTGGTGCTGGATAACTGCATTGACAGGATGGTAGAAAACCTGGATGTGGAAATGAAAGAGCATCGCCTGACCCTTATCAGAGAGCGGAAAGGTGAGAG agaaacagaatgTGATGGCGAAACCAGCCACAGACAATGA